The genomic interval TATGAGCCCGTTAAAAACCTTAGCTATATTCAGCAAATTATTTCTGGCCAAATACAATTTAACCCTTCATTATTAGGAGTTATTAATATGGCTAAGCCAAGTGCTATTTTGGCCGTTTTAGCAGGTGCCACTCAGTATATTCAAGTAAAAATGCTGACACCTCGCAAGCAAAAAACTGATAGTAAAGACAGCCAAGCACAAATGACCGCTATGATGAACTATACTTTTCCAGCCCTTACCGTATTTATAGCCTGGAGCCTCCCCGCTGCGCTACCACTGTACTGGGTGGTATCTAATGGGGCATCGATATTCCAGCAATCACTGATAATGCGCAAAGAGGTAGACACTATGGAAGATATGGATGTTGTTAAGATAATTCGTAAGGGTGGCGATGTTGCCGTTACTAAAAAGTTAGCAAAACCTAAACCTAAACCTAAAGCTAAAACTAATACAAAGAACAAAGGCAAGAAGTAATGTCCGCTACTATCGCCAAGGCTATTACCCAAAAGTTACTAGGCTTGATGGGTGTAGAATCGGAAGTGATAATCCAGTCCGAAGAGCCTGTCTATCTAAATGTCGAATCTAAAGATTCGGCATTATTAATAGGCAAAGGCGGGGAGAGCCTGCGATCTTTGCAATTTATAATAAATAACATGTATCATCGGACTTCTGGCGAGGAAGGCTATGTGGGTATAGATATAGCAGGATACAAAAAAGAACGCGTCGAGAAGGTGCAAGGGTTGGCCCAGGAACTATCCCAGAAGGTGTTAGACACAGGCCACGAAGAGCACCTTAAACCCATGAATTCATTTGAGCGTCGGTCTGTTCATACTTTGCTAGCAAACGAGCCAGACATCGTCACCGACAGCGAGGGCGAGGGTGAAAGCAGACATGTTGTGATACGCAAGAGATAATGAAAAATACAACCATCGCAGCTATCGCTACGGCTCAAGGCAGAGCCGCAATTGCTATTATCAGAGTTTCGGGCCCAGGAGCTCTTAATGCATTCAAGCTACTTACTAAATCCAAAACCACACCAACCCGAAACGCCCTAAAGGTTAGGTGGCTTTATTATGAAGGTCATAAAATAGACCAAGCCATGTTGGTTTATTTTATGGCTCCGGATTCTTTCACTGGCGAGGAAATGATCGAGATCCACTGTCATGGATCAAAGGTAGTACAAGGCCAAATACTAAAGGCTCTCTATAGCTTCCATATAGAACCCGCCAAGCCCGGGGAATTTAGTAAACGAGCCTACTACAATGGCAAGATCGACATCGCTCAAGCCGAGGCTATTATGGAGCTTGTGGCATCAGAAAACAGCCAGGTAGCAAGATTAGCAACCAGACAATTGGCTGGCGAATTTAGCAATAAGATCAATGGAATCAGGACTAGTGTTATTGAGCTGAGTTCTGCAATTTCTGCAGATCTAGACTTCTCAGAGGAAGACACACCTATAATTTCTAAGCTGGATATATCTAAATCTTTATCGCTAATAGCCAAAGAAATAGGCCAAGTCATGGCCAATTCAGATATCTTACCTATCTTGCGAGAAGGCATACATGTGGCACTTATTGGCTTGCCTAATGCTGGGAAAAGCACCTTGCTAAATAGCCTACTCGGCTATGACCGATCGATAGTTACCGATATCGCTGGCACCACACGCGACACCGTAACAGAATCTGTAGAGATAGAAGGTACCACCTTCCACTTCACCGATACCGCCGGGCTCAACACTAGCCCTGACTCTATCGAGAAGATGGGAATCAAGAAATCAATAGATTCTCTAAAGGGCTCAGATATTGTATTACTCTTAATTGAAGCCGATAAGCAAGAACAAACAAATAAATACTTAGAATCTAACAACCTTTTAGGGCTAACCGAGCAGAAAAATGTAATCAAGGTAATAACAAAGTCGGATATTTTGTCAGTTCCCGGCGAGCTATGCATTAGCGCCAAGACAAACAAAGGGATAAAAGAGCTAATAGCTAAAGTAGTTCAATTATCTGGTGCACAGCTTTCAGGAAGCACCCAAATACTTACCATTAGGCAGCTCAATATTTTGACTCGTTCGGAGCTGACTATTACGAGCCTATCAGACAATCTGAAATCACTAAGCTATGACATAATTTCCTCAGAGTTGGAATCTTGCGTGAAAGATCTAAGTGAATTGACGGGCGAGCACGCTAATGTTCAAATTATTAATTCTATATTTAGGAATTTTTGTATTGGTAAGTAAGCTGTACTTGTCGCAGCAGCCTAATTAGAAGATGGGTAGTCTAGGGCGGACTTGTAATAAGTAGTAAAGGTATCGGTTGTAGTGGTTTGGCCATTTACAATTATATCTCTATAGAATTTAGTTTGGCTGGGGGAATTGGGATTGAGGTCGCCAAAGTCAAAGTATGGACCTCTTATCTTGCCTTCTTTTTCCTTGGTTCCATATAGCCTAAATTTAAGAGATGTACCATTGTATTCTGGCTTTACGAGAATGTGCTTGGAGGTGTCGTTTTTAAATTTGAAGTCAACCTGCGGATAGTAAATGGTAGCGTCCACGCCGGGTACACCATATGGCTGGGTATAGTAGCTAACCTGGAAGGCGTGGTTGGTTCGTTCGAGAATCGGTAGGCCGGCGTTAAGGGCGGCTCTAAATATTGTCGAGCTCACCTGGCAAAGCCCTCCACCGTACTGGAACTCCTGCTTGCCATCAAGTATGACCTTACTTTCTGTGTAGCCTTGGGCGGGGCCGACATCGCCAAGTATCTCGCCAAAGCTGAATACTTCTCCGGGCTTAAGAACTAATCCTTGGTAGCGCGCAGCGCCGACTTTAATATTTTGTAGTCTAGCAGGACTGCTGCCTGGGAAAAAACTGTCTCCCTCGCCGATAAGTTCTTTTATACCTAGGCTGGCAATATTGTCGTCGCTAATTTCGGGCTTTTTGACATCCACTACTAGGGTTATGGGCTCCCCGCTATTTGAATTAATAAAATCAAGAATCGCTTTTTTGGAGGCCTCAATATTCAGCCCTTGGCCATCCCTGCTTTTACCAGTTACCACCACGGATCCATTGGCAAAGTCTAAAGTGGCATTTAGGGGATCTTGATTGATGTCTTTAGATATAACACTAAGGTAATTTACCACTTCGTTGTCATCTATTTTGAAGCTGCCGAGATTTTGCGGAGAGGGGTAGAAATGATTGATCATATCCTCTATTGCTGGGCTATTATTGGATCCAATATCCAGCCAACTAACGAGCTGTTGCTGGTTTATAACCCAGCTCTTGTCCTTATATTTTAGCTTGATTGGGAATTGTACCATGGCACTGACAGCTTGCTTTTGATTAACCAGTTCCTCTGTCGATAAGCTCGGGGTAATGTAGTTTATCGGAAGATCCACATTGGCTTGGAGGTTTGATATTTGCCTAGTTAACGAGAGTATGGCTAATCCCATATCAATGTTTTCACCAGCAATGCCAGGTATTATTTCGAGTTTTCCGTTTTCAAAACTATAGCCGGCATTCTGGCTCGGCTTGGCTATTTTCTTGTCCAGACCAATCATCGCCGCACTGAACTCACCGATATCGACATTTAGTTGCATTATAACCTCTCGGCTAAAAGGCAGAGCAGTTTGGGCTGCAATATCGCTAATTATATCGCTGTCGCGACCAAGCGAGAAAGCCGAATCTACAATCGCAGCATTATTAAATCCAACTCCTATTTCGTTTGGCTTAAACGAATTTAGCAAACCTTTATTTAGGTATTGAACCTCAGAGCTTGCATATTCCGTGCTTGCTGCATCTAATTTTAGTACGGCCTGAGGCTTTGTTAAGCCCCCAACATAAATACCTCTCAAGGTAACACCAGGCATTATTTTGTCATAATGGTAAATACGAACCGTAAATATCCCAAACATAAATAAAAATACCACCATGCCTAATCCGAGTAGCACATGATGCCAGGTTTTCGATTGCGACCACCAGGTTTTTAGCTTTTTATTCATATATTTTTCACCTATTTCAGGCTAATTATACAATATTTTGTGAAGTCTGTTAATAACTATTTTATATATTCCGATAGATTTTTATCGTACAAATAAATATAGTAATTACCCACAATCTTAATCTTCGAAGGTTCTCCTAGTTGGCTTTCAATGATTTCTTTGGAGCATCCTTGCGGTTCTGATGAGTTAAAAACAAAGAAATTTATGCCGTTTTCATTATTGTATAAATCAGTTTGGCTTAAATACCATCTCTCAACAACAATCTTACCATCTAGACATTTAGACTGAACAAACTTAACCTCATCTTTAGATAGATATGTATTTATAGTTGATTCCCAAAATGTTGCGTACCCATATTCATATCCTTCGTTTTTTATTGATTCTATAATTTCGTAATTATAGCTGTTTGGCTTGGGCTGTATCTTTAAATTGTTTTTTAATGAGTTCATGATAAACAAGGTATTTAAAAGAATAGCAACAACGCCAACATATATGACTATTTTATTGATCAAATTATTTTTAAATTGATATTGCATTAAAATAAAACCAATAAAGAATGGAGTTAGCACAAGATAGTAATCGAATTTTCTATCAGATATTAACCATACAAATATACCAAATATCATTATTGCAGGGACATACGTAAAGTTACCTTTTTTATCGTTAAATTTAATAGATATAAAAGAAACAGCTAGCCCTAAAATTAATACTAATGAGTTTATTAATGACTTGACGCTGCTTAGCTTTGTGGCTTTTTGTCCAAAAAAGTTATTACCCGTGAAGTTTATAAGTATTTCAGGAAGCCTGTATATCTTCTCGGTTATTTGACTATAGGTGCCAAAAGATATTGTAGATTCGTAATCAATGAAATTTAATTTC from Patescibacteria group bacterium carries:
- a CDS encoding VanW family protein gives rise to the protein MNKKLKTWWSQSKTWHHVLLGLGMVVFLFMFGIFTVRIYHYDKIMPGVTLRGIYVGGLTKPQAVLKLDAASTEYASSEVQYLNKGLLNSFKPNEIGVGFNNAAIVDSAFSLGRDSDIISDIAAQTALPFSREVIMQLNVDIGEFSAAMIGLDKKIAKPSQNAGYSFENGKLEIIPGIAGENIDMGLAILSLTRQISNLQANVDLPINYITPSLSTEELVNQKQAVSAMVQFPIKLKYKDKSWVINQQQLVSWLDIGSNNSPAIEDMINHFYPSPQNLGSFKIDDNEVVNYLSVISKDINQDPLNATLDFANGSVVVTGKSRDGQGLNIEASKKAILDFINSNSGEPITLVVDVKKPEISDDNIASLGIKELIGEGDSFFPGSSPARLQNIKVGAARYQGLVLKPGEVFSFGEILGDVGPAQGYTESKVILDGKQEFQYGGGLCQVSSTIFRAALNAGLPILERTNHAFQVSYYTQPYGVPGVDATIYYPQVDFKFKNDTSKHILVKPEYNGTSLKFRLYGTKEKEGKIRGPYFDFGDLNPNSPSQTKFYRDIIVNGQTTTTDTFTTYYKSALDYPSSN
- a CDS encoding YidC/Oxa1 family membrane protein insertase; its protein translation is MGNIFDTILIAPLVNALFFIYGIIPGHDFGISIILFTIVIRLLLWPLASKQLHSQKKMQALQGDIAKVKQKAAGDKKKESAMLMELYKEKEVSPFSACLPTILQFPILIAMFVVFKKATGSVSGIESLLYEPVKNLSYIQQIISGQIQFNPSLLGVINMAKPSAILAVLAGATQYIQVKMLTPRKQKTDSKDSQAQMTAMMNYTFPALTVFIAWSLPAALPLYWVVSNGASIFQQSLIMRKEVDTMEDMDVVKIIRKGGDVAVTKKLAKPKPKPKAKTNTKNKGKK
- a CDS encoding KH domain-containing protein; this encodes MSATIAKAITQKLLGLMGVESEVIIQSEEPVYLNVESKDSALLIGKGGESLRSLQFIINNMYHRTSGEEGYVGIDIAGYKKERVEKVQGLAQELSQKVLDTGHEEHLKPMNSFERRSVHTLLANEPDIVTDSEGEGESRHVVIRKR
- the mnmE gene encoding tRNA uridine-5-carboxymethylaminomethyl(34) synthesis GTPase MnmE, encoding MKNTTIAAIATAQGRAAIAIIRVSGPGALNAFKLLTKSKTTPTRNALKVRWLYYEGHKIDQAMLVYFMAPDSFTGEEMIEIHCHGSKVVQGQILKALYSFHIEPAKPGEFSKRAYYNGKIDIAQAEAIMELVASENSQVARLATRQLAGEFSNKINGIRTSVIELSSAISADLDFSEEDTPIISKLDISKSLSLIAKEIGQVMANSDILPILREGIHVALIGLPNAGKSTLLNSLLGYDRSIVTDIAGTTRDTVTESVEIEGTTFHFTDTAGLNTSPDSIEKMGIKKSIDSLKGSDIVLLLIEADKQEQTNKYLESNNLLGLTEQKNVIKVITKSDILSVPGELCISAKTNKGIKELIAKVVQLSGAQLSGSTQILTIRQLNILTRSELTITSLSDNLKSLSYDIISSELESCVKDLSELTGEHANVQIINSIFRNFCIGK